In one Silene latifolia isolate original U9 population chromosome 10, ASM4854445v1, whole genome shotgun sequence genomic region, the following are encoded:
- the LOC141607193 gene encoding uncharacterized protein LOC141607193 has product MAPKKATSTAMTQEEIDRLIATNDALTATLQSKTATKDPAKMSATIARHNPIKYDGLGEPSLLGDWCRDFENVFEVLNCLEELQVDQAAHYLKGKAGLWWNRNKAMIREAWKENDEPFFSWKGFKDTFRGRFVLEHVRSKTRSEFDLFKMTEEMTIEDYHNRFMELAEYVSDLNYGEEVLALRFEKGLTTHIKKRLAAGEPSTIDRAIVYLSKIN; this is encoded by the coding sequence ATGGCACCCAAGAAAGCTACGTCCACAGCTATGACTCAGGAAGAGATCGATAGGCTCATTGCAACCAATGATGCGTTGACTGCTACTTTACAATCAAAGACTGCGACAAAGGATCCTGCTAAGATGAGTGCCACTATTGCTCGTCATAACCCAATAAAGTATGATGGACTTGGTGAACCGTCATTGCTGGgagattggtgtcgggattttgaaaatgttttcgaGGTCTTAAACTGTCTTGAGGAATTGCAAGTAGACCAAGCTGCACACTACTTGAAAGGAAAGGCTGGGTTGTGGTGGAACCGCAACAAGGCAATGATTAGGGAGGCATGGAAGGAGAATGATGAACCGTTTTTCTCATGGAAAGGATTTAAGGATACCTTTAGGGGCAGGTTTGTACTTGAACATGTTAGGAGTAAGACGAGGTCGGAGTTTGACTTATTCAAAATGACAGAGGAGATGACCATAGAAGATTATCATAACAGATTCATGGAGTTAGCTGAGTATGTGTCAGATTTGAATTATGGAGAGGAGGTGTTGGCTttaaggtttgagaagggtttaACTACGCATATCAAGAAGAGGTTGGCAGCTGGAGAGCCGAGTACCATTGACAGGGCtatcgtgtacctatcaaaaataaactaa